One window of the Torulaspora delbrueckii CBS 1146 chromosome 6, complete genome genome contains the following:
- the CCT6 gene encoding chaperonin-containing T-complex subunit CCT6 (similar to Saccharomyces cerevisiae CCT6 (YDR188W); ancestral locus Anc_8.393), producing MSLQLLNPKAESLRRDAALKVNVTSAEGLQSVLETNLGPKGTLKMLVDGAGNIKLTKDGKVLLTEMQIQSPTAVLIARAAAAQDEITGDGTTTVVCLVGELLKQAYRFVQEGVHPRVITDGFDIARRETLNFLDQYKVAKNEDGALDREFLLQVARSSLSTKVNAELTEVLTPIVTDAVLNVQNDETDNLDLHMVEIMQMQHLSPKDTMFVKGLVLDHGGRHPDMPNRVENAHILILNVSLEYEKTEVNSGFFYSTADQRDKLAASERKFVDAKLKKIIDLKNEVCGLDSDKGFVIINQKGIDPMCLDVLAKNNILALRRAKRRNMERLQLVTGGEAQNSVEELTPSVLGYSGLVYQETIGEEKFTYVTGNKNPKSCTILIKGSTHYALSQTKDAVRDGLRAVANLLKDKMVIPGAGAFFIAASRHLLACNMNKLGAKGKIKTGVEAFAEGLLVVPKTLVKNSGFDPLDVLASCEDELNEADEQEERRYVGVDLKIGDSCDPTIEGIWDSYRVFRNAINGASGIASNLLLCDELLRAGRSTLKEGGHDRK from the coding sequence ATGTCATTACAATTGTTGAATCCTAAGGCGGAATCGCTGAGAAGGGATGCCGCTTTGAAGGTCAATGTGACTTCTGCAGAGGGTTTGCAGTCCGTATTGGAAACGAACTTGGGACCTAAGGGAACGTTGAAAATGTTGGTTGATGGAGCTGGAAATATCAAGCTGACGAAGGACGGAAAAGTTCTGTTGACAGAAATGCAAATTCAGTCTCCTACCGCTGTATTGATTGCGCGTGCAGCTGCCGCACAGGATGAGATTACCGGTGATGGGACTACTACAGTAGTTTGTCTAGTAGGAGAGCTCTTGAAACAGGCCTATAGGTTCGTGCAGGAGGGTGTGCACCCTAGAGTAATTACTGATGGGTTTGATATTGCCAGAAGGGAGACATTAAACTTTCTAGATCAATACAAGGTGGCAAAAAATGAGGATGGTGCACTTGATCGTGAGTTTTTATTGCAAGTGGCTCGTTCTTCTCTGTCTACGAAAGTGAACGCAGAGTTGACTGAAGTGCTAACGCCTATCGTGACTGATGCAGTGTTGAATGTTCAAAATGACGAGACGGataatttggatttgcaTATGGTTGAAATAATGCAGATGCAGCATTTGTCACCCAAGGATACAATGTTTGTGAAGGGGTTGGTGCTAGACCATGGTGGTAGACACCCTGATATGCCTAATAGAGTTGAAAACGCACATATCCTGATTTTGAACGTTTCCTTAGAGTATGAAAAGACTGAAGTAAACTCAGGATTTTTTTACAGTACAGCAgatcaaagagacaaaCTGGCCGCTAGTGAGAGAAAATTTGTCGATGctaaattgaagaaaatcattgatttgaagaatgaagTATGTGGGTTGGATTCCGATAAAGGTTTTGTGATTATCAATCAGAAGGGTATCGACCCAATGTGCCTCGATGTGCTTGCAAAGAATAATATCCTTGCTCTGAGGAGAGCTAAGAGACGTAACATGGAAAGGTTGCAATTAGTCACAGGTGGTGAAGCACAGAACTCCGTGGAAGAACTAACCCCTTCAGTATTAGGTTACTCAGGTCTTGTTTATCAAGAGACTATTGGAGAGGAAAAATTCACATACGTTACAGGTAATAAGAATCCAAAATCATGTACCATTCTCATCAAGGGATCCACACATTATGCATTGAGCCAAACGAAGGATGCCGTCAGAGACGGTCTAAGAGCTGTGGCCAATTTGCTCAAAGACAAGATGGTGATCCCAGGTGCCGGTGCGTTCTTTATCGCGGCTTCAAGACATTTACTCGCATGTAACATGAATAAACTAGGCGCCAAGGGAAAGATAAAGACCGGTGTGGAAGCTTTTGCAGAAGGTTTACTAGTAGTACCAAAGACTTTGGTCAAGAACTCTGGGTTTGATCCTCTCGACGTCCTGGCAAGCTGTGAGGACGAACTGAACGAGGCagatgagcaagaagaacgcAGATACGTCGGTGTTGATCTTAAAATTGGTGACTCCTGTGACCCAACCATTGAAGGTATCTGGGACTCATACCGTGTTTTCAGAAACGCTATCAACGGTGCAAGCGGTATCGCCAGCAACCTACTGTTGTGTGACGAACTGCTGAGAGCCGGTAGGTccactttgaaagaaggGGGCCACGATAGAAAATAG
- the SLY1 gene encoding syntaxin-binding protein (similar to Saccharomyces cerevisiae SLY1 (YDR189W); ancestral locus Anc_8.394), with product MLFLNEKNVDPNLEEAFNDQELQWKVLVLDVKSTAIISSVLRVNDLLKAGVTVHSLIQQRRAPLPDVPAVYFVSPSQENVNLIVEDLKEDKYSDFYVNFTSTLDRELLEDFAKQVSYTGRSNKIKQVFDQYLDFIVTEPELFSLELPGSYLALNNPSSTEEIITHLCDQIADGLMNALMTTSSIPIIRAPTGGPAEIVAEKLGAKLRDYVINTRNSNSSMLENESLERCVLIVLDRNIDFASMFSHSWIYQCMVFDVFKLTRNTITIPSKTDDGKETEKRYDIEPNDFFWNENSHLPFPEAAENVESALSAYKEEASEIARRTGVSDLTDLDPNSNSDTMQMQDVVKRLPQLAARKSIIDTHMNIFAALLSQLESKSLDTFFEVEQDPDNSKTRSRFLDILKDGKTNNLEDKLRSFVVLYLTSTNGLPKDFVKEVEKYFTDNDYDISALKYVYKLREYMQLSNRTLQNKSLEDGSNKTAAAGNLSLSGLYGLTEGRLQGGVGSLISGIKKLLPEKKTIPITNVVEAIMDPLNSSQKNLETTDGYLYFDPRVTRGSHTKKPKRQSYNKSLVFVVGGGNYLEYQNLQEWAHSQLHNPKKVMYGSTSISTPGDFLKEISELGTDK from the coding sequence ATGTTATTTCTCAATGAAAAGAACGTAGATCccaatttggaagaagctttcaatGATCAGGAACTTCAATGGAAAGTGCTTGTCTTAGATGTTAAAAGTACGGCTATAATATCATCTGTTCTGCGAGTAAACGATCTTTTAAAGGCTGGAGTGACTGTTCATTCCCTCATTCAGCAACGCAGAGCTCCCTTACCTGACGTTCCTGCCGTGTATTTTGTTTCACCCAGCCAGGAAAATGTCAACTTgattgttgaagatctgaAGGAGGACAAGTACTCGGACTTCTACGTCAATTTCACTTCCACTTTAGATAGGGAacttttggaagattttgcaaaacaGGTGTCATATACCGGTAGATCAAACAAGATAAAACAAGTGTTCGATCAGTACCTAGATTTCATCGTCACAGAACCCGAACTATTTTCTTTAGAACTACCGGGTTCTTACCTTGCGTTGAACAATCCAAGTTCTACCGAAGAAATTATTACACATCTATGTGACCAAATTGCCGATGGATTAATGAACGCTTTGATGACAACCTCTTCAATCCCAATCATTAGAGCTCCTACTGGTGGTCCCGCTGAAATCGTTGCTGAGAAACTTGGGGCTAAGCTGCGCGACTATGTCATCAACACAAGAAACTCAAACAGCTCTATGCTAGAGAATGAATCACTCGAGAGATGTGTTCTAATTGTGTTGGACAGAAATATCGATTTTGCCTCGATGTTTTCCCACTCATGGATTTACCAATGTATGGTCTTTGATGTGTTCAAACTGACTAGAAATACTATCACTATTCCAAGCAAAACTGATGACGGTAAAGAAACGGAGAAGAGATATGATATTGAACCAAACGATTTCTTCTGGAACGAAAACTCACATCTACCTTTTCCAGAAGCAGCCGAAAATGTCGAGTCAGCTTTGTCCGCCTATAAGGAAGAGGCATCTGAGATCGCCAGAAGGACAGGTGTTTCTGATCTAACCGATTTGGATCCTAACTCAAACAGTGACACAATGCAAATGCAAGATGTCGTCAAAAGATTACCACAACTTGCAGCAAGGAAAAGTATTATCGACACACACATGAATATTTTTGCTGCTTTATTGTCTCAACTCGAAAGTAAATCTCTAGATACATTTTTCGAGGTTGAGCAAGACCCTGATAATTCGAagacaagatcaagatttttgGACATACTTAAAGATGGGAAAACTAACAACTTAGAAGATAAGCTGAGATCTTTTGTCGTTCTTTACCTCACTTCAACCAATGGTCTACCAAAGGACTTTGTAAAGGAAGTCGAGAAATATTTCACTGACAACGACTATGATATTAGCGCTTTGAAGTATGTTTACAAATTGAGAGAATATATGCAACTCTCCAACAGAACTTTGCAAAACAAATCCTTGGAGGATGGTAGTAACAAGACTGCTGCGGCTGGTAATTTGTCTCTTTCAGGCCTGTATGGATTAACTGAAGGAAGGCTGCAAGGCGGTGTGGGCAGTTTGATCTCTggtatcaagaagttgctACCGGAAAAGAAAACCATTCCAATCACGAACGTCGTTGAGGCCATTATGGATCCACTTAATAGTTCGCAAAAAAATTTAGAGACTACAGACGGATACCTATATTTTGATCCTCGTGTTACTAGGGGTTCGCATACTAAAAAGCCAAAGAGACAGTCATACAACAAGTCTCTGGTCTTTGTTGTTGGAGGTGGGAACTATTTGGAGTATCAAAATCTACAAGAATGGGCTCATTCTCAGTTACACAATCCAAAAAAGGTTATGTACGGAAGtacttcaatttcaacgCCAGgagatttcttgaaagagatatcAGAACTTGGTACAGATAAATAA
- the RVB1 gene encoding RuvB family ATP-dependent DNA helicase pontin (similar to Saccharomyces cerevisiae RVB1 (YDR190C); ancestral locus Anc_8.395): MVVITEVKDNNGSNGENTVSNGSTRTAAHTHIKGLGLGENGVAKQVDGGFVGQIEAREACGVIVDLIKAKKMSGRAILLAGGPSTGKTALALAISQELGPKVPFCPLVGSELYSVEVKKTETLMENFRRAIGLRIKERKEVYEGEITELTPEDAENPLGGYGKTISHVIVGLKSARGTKTLRLDPTIYESIQREKVSVGDVIYIEANTGAVKRVGRSDAYATEFDLETEEYVPLPKGEVHKKKEIVQDVTLHDLDIANAKPQGGQDVISIMGQLLKPKKTEITEKLRHEVNKVVAKYIDQGVAELVPGVLFIDEVNMLDIEIFTYLNKALESNIAPVVVLASNRGMTTVRGTEDVVSPHGVPPDLIDRLLIVRTMPYIKEEIRCIVERRAKVENLQVETSALEFLADMGSKTSLRYALQLLSPAGILSQSSGRKEIIISDVEEAKALFLDAKRSTQILETANNYL, translated from the coding sequence ATGGTGGTTATTACTGAAGTTAAGGACAATAACGGTAGTAACGGCGAAAACACCGTTTCCAATGGTTCTACCCGTACAGCTGCTCATACACATATTAAAGGCCTTGGATTGGGCGAAAATGGTGTTGCTAAACAGGTCGATGGAGGGTTTGTAGGCCAAATTGAGGCCCGTGAAGCTTGTGGTGTTATTGTGGACCTAATCAAGGCTAAGAAGATGTCTGGTAGAGCTATATTGTTAGCGGGAGGTCCATCTACAGGTAAGACCGCGCTTGCATTGGCGATTTCTCAGGAATTGGGGCCAAAAGTGCCCTTCTGCCCTTTGGTGGGTAGCGAACTATACTCTGTGGAAGTTAAGAAGACTGAGACTTTGATGGAGAACTTTAGAAGAGCCATAGGGCTCAGGATCAAGGAGAGGAAAGAAGTCTATGAGGGTGAAATCACAGAATTGACTCCAGAAGATGCAGAAAATCCTCTAGGTGGATACGGGAAGACTATCTCGCACGTTATTGTCGGTTTGAAGTCTGCAAGGGGTACTAAGACTCTGAGACTCGATCCAACTATCTACGAGAGTATTCAACGTGAAAAAGTGAGCGTTGGGGACGTCATATACATTGAGGCCAATACAGGTGCAGTGAAGAGAGTCGGTAGATCCGATGCTTACGCTACAGAATTTGATTTGGAGACCGAAGAGTACGTGCCGCTGCCAAAAGGTGAAGtgcacaagaagaaagaaatcgtACAGGACGTTACCTTGCATGACCTTGATATCGCAAATGCTAAACCTCAAGGTGGCCAGGATGTTATCTCAATAATGGGTCAATTGCTGAAACCTAAGAAGACTGAGATCACTGAGAAATTAAGGCACGAAGTCAACAAAGTTGTGGCCAAATATATCGATCAAGGTGTTGCCGAGCTGGTCCCAGGTGTGcttttcattgatgaagttaACATGCTTGATATTGAGATCTTCACatatttgaacaaagcGCTAGAGTCGAATATTGCTCCCGTAGTCGTTTTGGCCTCTAATAGAGGTATGACCACTGTGCGTGGAACTGAAGATGTTGTGTCTCCTCACGGTGTACCACCGGATTTGATTGACAGATTGTTAATCGTACGTACAATGCCCTACattaaagaagagattCGCTGCATCGTTGAGAGAAGGGCCAAGGTCGAAAATTTACAAGTGGAAACCTCCgctttggaatttttggctGATATGGGCAGTAAGACTTCACTGCGTTATGCCCTGCAGCTCTTATCGCCCGCCGGTATCCTGTCTCAATCATCTGGCCGTAAGGAGATCATAATCTCCGATGTTGAGGAAGCCAAGGCATTATTCTTGGATGCTAAGAGATCTActcaaattttggaaacGGCTAACAACTATTTGTAG
- the HST4 gene encoding NAD-dependent histone deacetylase HST4 (similar to Saccharomyces cerevisiae HST4 (YDR191W); ancestral locus Anc_8.396) yields MEQPVVGERKWKQPVGQQLPLTPPATVEKPLRAEKCGQIKPRKLLKQLKTRSRKPRLKYRPEPNTVLNLDDYVSGVRDTKDLKNAEFVRYALQHSRRVIMVTGAGISVAAGIPDFRSSNGLFSQLKGKNCSSGKELFDYNNVYSSDEMNMKFNKMISSLHDLSKRSTPTNFHHMMDEIALEGRLQRLYTQNIDGLDTRLLNLATKVPLEIPAPQTVQLHGSIHHMECNKCSIVADMDTAAFRCQEDDEKAQVVPTCAQCEEFEIVRNAGGLRSQGVGKMRPRVVLYNELHPEGDIIGRITNSDLKKKPDCLIIAGTSLQIPGVKAICKQFSQKVRDSKGIVLYMNQEMPKRPIVDAIGHIDLLVLGDCQNVPKFLSDDYL; encoded by the coding sequence ATGGAGCAACCAGTAGTTGGTGAGAGGAAGTGGAAACAGCCAGTTGGTCAACAATTGCCATTGACGCCGCCTGCGACGGTTGAGAAACCATTGAGAGCCGAGAAATGCGGTCAGATTAAGCCTAGGAAACTGCTGAAACAGCTGAAGACAAGGTCCAGGAAACCAAGGTTAAAGTACAGGCCAGAGCCCAATACAGTGTTGAATTTAGATGATTACGTCTCAGGTGTGAGAGACAcaaaagatttgaaaaatgcagAGTTTGTACGATACGCATTACAGCACAGTAGAAGGGTCATAATGGTCACTGGAGCTGGAATCTCTGTGGCAGCTGGAATTCCAGATTTTAGGTCTAGCAACGGGCTTTTTTCCCAATTGAAGGGCAAGAATTGTTCATCAGGAAAAGAGCTTTTTGATTACAATAACGTTTATTCGAGTGATGAGATGAACATGAAGTTTAATaaaatgatttcttctctacATGACCTTTCCAAAAGATCCACTCCAACGAACTTCCATCATATGATGGATGAGATTGCATTAGAGGGCCGATTACAGAGGCTTTATACACAAAATATAGATGGTCTGGATACAAGACTACTGAACTTGGCAACTAAGGTACCTCTGGAGATACCAGCACCACAGACAGTGCAATTGCATGGTAGCATTCATCACATGGAGTGTAATAAGTGTTCGATAGTCGCGGATATGGATACTGCTGCATTCAGATGCCAGGAGGATGACGAAAAAGCGCAGGTAGTTCCCACCTGTGCTCAATGCGAAGAGTTTGAGATTGTTCGAAACGCTGGCGGATTACGATCGCAGGGAGTGGGAAAGATGAGACCCAGAGTTGTTCTCTACAACGAGCTTCATCCGGAAGGCGATATTATTGGAAGGATTACCAACTCGgatctgaagaagaaaccagaCTGCTTGATCATTGCTGGTACTTCATTGCAAATTCCGGGAGTAAAGGCGATTTGCAAGCAATTTAGTCAAAAGGTGAGAGATTCAAAAGGTATAGTGCTTTACATGAATCAAGAGATGCCAAAACGACCCATTGTAGACGCCATAGGCCACATAGATTTGTTGGTCCTCGGTGACTGTCAAAACGTCCCAAAATTCTTATCGGATGATTATTTGTAA
- the GPN3 gene encoding putative signal sequence-binding GTPase GPN3 (similar to Saccharomyces cerevisiae YLR243W; ancestral locus Anc_8.397) encodes MSRVGVLVLGPAGAGKSTFCNEIISHMQTIGRRAHIVNLDPAAEPSKYEFTVDIRDLISLDDVMDELELGPNGALIYCFEYLLNNLDWLDEEIGDYNDEYLIFDCPGQIELYTHIPVLPNIVRHLQNQLNFNLCATYLMEAPFIVDSSKFFSGSLCAMSAMILLELPHINVLSKIDMIKDDYSRKRLKRFLNPDPLLLVDQNNEEMNPRFHRLNQCIANLVDDFGMVQFLPLEAKNPDSISTILSYIDDVTQWAEAQEQKEPNDQIDIEEL; translated from the coding sequence ATGTCTCGTGTGGGAGTTTTGGTTCTGGGGCCTGCCGGTGCAGGAAAGAGCACTTTCTGCAATGAAATTATCTCGCATATGCAGACGATTGGTCGTCGGGCCCATATCGTTAATTTGGATCCTGCTGCGGAACCGAGCAAATATGAGTTCACTGTCGATATCCGAGACCTTATATCCTTAGACGATGTTATGGATGAACTAGAACTGGGGCCCAATGGGGCTTTGATCTATTGTTTTGAGTATCTTTTGAATAATTTGGACTGGTTGGACGAGGAAATTGGTGATTACAACGATGAATACCTGATTTTCGACTGCCCTGGTCAGATAGAACTCTATACACACATTCCTGTGCTTCCAAACATTGTCCGCCACTTacaaaatcaattgaatttcaaCCTTTGTGCCACATATCTCATGGAAGCTCCTTTTATTGTGGATAGTTCTAAATTCTTTAGTGGATCGCTATGTGCGATGTCTGCTATGATTCTTTTGGAGCTTCCTCACATTAACGTGCTGAGTAAGATAGATATGATAAAGGATGATTATAGTaggaagagattgaagaggttCTTAAATCCTGATCCATTACTACTGGTAGACCAGAACAACGAAGAGATGAATCCAAGATTTCACCGTCTGAACCAATGCATTGCGAACTTGGTCGACGATTTCGGCATGGTACAGTTTTTGCCTCTGGAGGCAAAGAACCCCGACAGCATATCGACCATTTTGTCATACATCGATGATGTGACCCAATGGGCAGAAGCACAGGAACAAAAGGAGCCCAACGATCAGATAgacattgaagagttgtAG
- the NUP42 gene encoding FG-nucleoporin NUP42 (similar to Saccharomyces cerevisiae NUP42 (YDR192C); ancestral locus Anc_8.398) — translation MAYYNNTSNIPCKYFQQGKCNRGNSCKYAHVYANNNSAKQDSGTAMSEADLYKSFINANSFSKIEKTVINDLKDSELFQKSPLSSAYSYGPPCAVNLVQDRDLSAEEARFQFYQARQNGTSNQYEVEMSARGKDMEKCFSHIRSHPDWAARFMQKSTRELKETGQLTMKSGFINFPLDLSGQSGSTMNTSSTFGQNPFTQTSSTFGSTSGAFGQGTSQNNSQPFSSGGTSGAFGGPSSTGQGLGGVFGKPNFGGSSSAFGAQPAANTFNAFGSSMTTQATAPSGSVFGQPQFGSGQATGSAFGAPKFGNTSVAGNTFGGQSGSAFGTPSFGSSQKFTAASTANSPFSSLQNNAAANNSLGESAQSSSPFGSLQNKSSGTSNTSPFASLQKDNTPGITASPFASLQNGKNTMNSGNAFGQPANANAIPFGNMNTTNTFGSQANGTSSFSNSSAFNNGARSPFAQNTTASTTSMPMTTNGTVPKFAQGLPSKEDSLKTEDLDKQTLEQFQASAFTLGKVPDVPPPLALVS, via the coding sequence ATGGCCTATTATAATAACACCAGCAATATACCCTGTAAATACTTTCAACAGGGGAAATGTAACCGAGGAAACAGCTGCAAGTATGCACACGTCTATGCCAACAACAACAGTGCGAAACAAGACTCAGGAACAGCAATGTCTGAAGCAGATTTGTACAAGAGCTTTATCAATGCCAATTCTTTTTCGAAGATTGAGAAGACTGTGATTAACGATTTGAAGGACTCCGAGTTATTTCAAAAGAGCCCTCTAAGTAGTGCCTACAGTTATGGACCGCCTTGTGCAGTAAACTTGGTCCAGGATAGAGACCTTTCCGCAGAAGAGGCGAGATTCCAGTTTTATCAGGCTCGCCAGAACGGCACATCAAACCAATATGAAGTCGAGATGTCAGCTAGAGGGAAGGATATGGAGAAATGTTTCTCACATATAAGGTCTCATCCCGATTGGGCTGCCAGATTTATGCAAAAGAGCACTAGGGAACTTAAAGAGACTGGTCAGTTGACGATGAAATCTGGTTTTATCAACTTTCCATTGGATCTAAGTGGGCAGTCTGGAAGTACGATGAACACGTCGTCCACTTTTGGCCAAAATCCATTTACTCAAACCTCAAGTACATTTGGTAGTACATCGGGAGCCTTTGGTCAAGGAACGTCTCAAAATAACAGCCAGCCATTCAGTTCTGGTGGAACAAGTGGCGCTTTTGGCGGTCCAAGCAGTACAGGTCAAGGTTTAGGAGGCGTATTTGGGAAACCCAACTTTGGAGGTAGCTCATCGGCATTTGGCGCACAGCCCGCTGCAAATACTTTCAATGCCTTTGGGAGCTCAATGACCACGCAAGCCACTGCGCCATCTGGATCTGTCTTTGGACAACCCCAGTTTGGCTCTGGACAAGCCACTGGATCTGCATTCGGGGCTCCCAAGTTTGGGAACACTTCAGTTGCTGGAAATACATTTGGCGGCCAGAGTGGGTCGGCATTTGGTACTCCATCGTTTGGCTCTAGTCAAAAATTTACTGCAGCATCCACAGCCAATTCACCATTTAGCTCATTACAGAATAATGCAGCTGCAAACAACTCACTGGGTGAATCAGCTCAGTCCAGCTCTCCCTTCGGATCATTACAAAATAAGAGTTCTGGTACCTCCAATACCTCTCCATTCGCATCGCTGCAGAAAGACAACACACCTGGTATTACAGCCTCTCCGTTTGCATCTCTACAAAATGGCAAGAACACGATGAACTCTGGCAATGCTTTTGGTCAGCCAGCCAACGCTAACGCAATACCTTTTGGTAACATGAACACGACCAACACCTTCGGTTCCCAAGCTAACGGGACATCATCTTTCAGCAACTCTTCTGCATTCAACAATGGGGCTAGGTCACCGTTCGCACAGAATACTACTGCAAGTACTACGTCGATGCCCATGACAACCAATGGCACAGTACCGAAGTTTGCACAGGGTCTTCCGTCGAAAGAAGATTCACTGAAAACCGAAGATCTGGACAAGCAGACCTTGGAGCAGTTCCAAGCTTCCGCATTCACACTGGGGAAGGTGCCAGATGTGCCACCTCCATTAGCTCTAGTATCGTGA
- the ARV1 gene encoding sterol homeostasis protein ARV1 (similar to Saccharomyces cerevisiae ARV1 (YLR242C); ancestral locus Anc_8.399): MICIECLGPVKSLYTVYSNKHIQLTDCPNCQNVVDKYVEIDNVILFIDLLLLKPGAYRHLVYNSLENTLSKYTERRSVEGSIANKARSLIFNLNSWRLRFDKLNRIWVLLIAFEVYLTWATEERKYSLYCERNGTNAGANTEDLIMAKLLSLNALQQYLYFAVYCIIDISLFHNITSYCIINWFHWGKNVKYAKDILSYAILLSYGAKIFPILMLIWPYDTVFSMNVIKWVANLYIIESLRIVTRLSYSSLLKLFLFVSVIRWTLVKPIMVLIIAKGDYHQIKAFCLSEFQLTLQKFMIKDNYFLL, from the coding sequence ATGATCTGCATAGAGTGTCTTGGGCCAGTGAAGTCTCTGTACACCGTTTATTCGAATAAGCACATACAGTTAACCGATTGCCCAAACTGCCAGAACGTTGTGGATAAGTATGTGGAGATAGATAACGTTATACTATTCATTGATCTGCTACTGTTAAAACCAGGAGCTTATAGACATTTGGTCTACAATTCCCTCGAGAACACACTATCGAAATATACTGAAAGGCGGTCTGTTGAAggttcaattgcaaataaAGCTCGCtcattgattttcaatCTGAATAGCTGGCGACTAAGATTCGACAAGTTGAATCGAATATGGGTTCTCTTGATTGCGTTCGAAGTTTACTTGACTTGGGCTACCGAAGAACGCAAGTACAGTTTGTACTGTGAGCGAAATGGCACCAATGCTGGGGCAAATACAGAAGATTTAATCATGGCGAAACTTCTATCGTTGAATGCACTACAACAGTATCTCTATTTCGCGGTATATTGCATAATCGATATCTCGCTGTTCCACAACATAACGAGTTATTGCATAATCAATTGGTTCCATTGGGGCAAGAATGTGAAGTATGCCAAGGACATCTTATCATATGCCATATTACTCTCATATGGAGCTAAGATATTCCCCATTCTGATGCTTATATGGCCCTATGATACAGTGTTCTCTATGAACGTTATTAAATGGGTTGCAAACCTTTACATCATCGAATCATTAAGAATTGTAACGAGATTGTCCTATTCATCCCTATTGAAGCTATTTTTATTTGTTTCAGTGATCCGATGGACACTTGTGAAGCCAATAATGGTTCTAATTATCGCTAAAGGAGATTACCATCAGATAAAAGCATTTTGTCTCTCCGAGTTTCAACTTACCTTGCAGAAGTTTATGATAAAAGATAACTACTTCTTGTTATAA